A region from the Arvicola amphibius chromosome 12, mArvAmp1.2, whole genome shotgun sequence genome encodes:
- the LOC119827520 gene encoding heterogeneous nuclear ribonucleoprotein A3-like, protein MEGHDPKEPEQLRKLFIGGLSFETTDDSLREHFEKWGTLTDCVVMRDPQTKRSRGFGFVTYSCVEEVDAAMCARPHKVDGRVVEPKRAVSREDSVKPGAHLTVKKIFVGGIKEDTEEYNLRDYFEKYGKIETIEVMEDRQSGKKRGFAFVTFDDHDTVDKIVVQKYHTINGHNCEVKKALSKQEMQSAGSQRGRGGGSGNFMGRGGNFGGGGGNFGRGGNFGGRGGYGGGGGGSRGSYGGGDGGYNGFGGDGGNYGGGPGYSSRGGYGGGGPGYGNQGGGYGGGGGGGYDGYNEGGNFGGGNYGGGNYNDFGNYSGQQQSNYGPMKGGSFGGRSSGSPYGGGYGSGGGSGGYGSRRF, encoded by the coding sequence ATGGAGGGTCATGATCCAAAGGAACCAGAACAGTTGAGGAAACTGTTTATTGGTGGTCTGAGCTTTGAAACCACAGATGATAGCTTAAGAGAACATTTTGAGAAATGGGGCACACTTACAGACTGTGTGGTAATGAGAGATCCCCAAACAAAACGTTCCAGGGGCTTTGGTTTTGTGACCTACTCTTGTGTTGAAGAGGTGGATGCTGCAATGTGTGCTCGGCCACACAAAGTTGATGGGCGTGTGGTGGAACCAAAGAGAGCTGTTTCTAGAGAGGATTCTGTAAAGCCTGGTGCCCATTTAACAGTGAAGAAAATCTTTGTTGGTGGTATTAAAGAGGATACAGAAGAGTATAACCTGAGAGACTACTTTGAAAAGTATGGCAAGATTGAAACCATAGAAGTTATGGAAGACAGGCAgagtgggaaaaagagaggatttgcttttgtgacTTTTGATGACCATGACACAGTTGATAAAATTGTTGTTCAGAAATACCACACTATTAATGGGCATAATTGTGAAGTGAAAAAGGCCCTTTCTAAACAAGAGATGCAGTCTGCTGGATCACAGAGAGGCCGTGGAGGTGGATCTGGCAATTTTATGGGTCGTGGAGGAAActttggaggtggtggaggtaaTTTTGGTCGTGGTGGAAACTTTGGTGGAAGAGGAGGctatggtggtggaggtggtggcagcagaggtagttatggaggtggtgatggtggataTAATGGATTTGGAGGGGATGGTGGCAACTACGGTGGTGGTCCTGGCTACAGCAGTAGAGGAGGCTATGGTGGTGGTGGACCAGGCTATGGAAACCAGGGTGGTGGATacggtggtggaggaggaggaggatatgaCGGTTACAATGAAGGAGGAAATTTTGGTGGAGGTAACTATGGTGGTGGGAACTATAATGACTTTGGAAATTACAGTGGACAACAGCAATCAAATTATGGACCCATGAAAGGGGGCAGTTTTGGTGGAAGAAGCTCAGGCAGTCCCTATGGTGGTGGCTATGGATCAGGTGGTGGAAGTGGTGGATATGGTAgcagaaggttttaa